The Thermanaerovibrio acidaminovorans DSM 6589 genome contains a region encoding:
- a CDS encoding KdsC family phosphatase yields MIRLFVMDVDGTLTDGGVSFDSAGVESKRYHIQDGMGIKLLQAAGVRVAFLSGRHSDSTSARARDLGIDLCVQGVYDKLPVLRRWAEEMGISQDEVAYMGDDLPDLECLEWCGYGVVPCDGRPEALRLADYVTPSRAGAGAVRDACERILLRNRREGEGHKA; encoded by the coding sequence TTGATCCGGCTCTTCGTCATGGACGTGGACGGCACGTTGACCGATGGGGGGGTCTCCTTCGATTCCGCCGGGGTGGAGAGCAAGAGGTACCACATCCAGGACGGGATGGGCATAAAGCTCCTTCAGGCCGCGGGGGTCAGGGTGGCCTTCCTGAGCGGCCGGCACAGCGACTCCACCTCCGCCCGGGCCAGGGACCTTGGGATAGACCTGTGCGTCCAGGGGGTCTATGACAAGCTACCGGTGCTTCGACGGTGGGCGGAGGAGATGGGGATATCCCAGGATGAGGTGGCCTACATGGGGGATGACCTGCCGGACCTGGAGTGTCTCGAGTGGTGCGGCTACGGGGTTGTGCCCTGCGATGGCCGGCCGGAGGCGTTGCGCCTGGCGGATTACGTCACCCCCAGCCGTGCCGGGGCCGGGGCGGTGAGGGATGCGTGCGAGAGGATACTGTTGAGGAACCGGAGGGAGGGGGAGGGTCATAAGGCCTAG
- the fabZ gene encoding 3-hydroxyacyl-ACP dehydratase FabZ, whose amino-acid sequence MDILKIMEFLPHRYPFLLVDRILEVGEDRVVGLKNVTVNEPFFQGHFPSEPVMPGVLILEAMGQVAACLVSRVPGLEGMTAFLTSVEDAKFRRPVRPGDQLITEARMLKFRGRMGKVSVTGTVDGELAAQAVLGFALSSNLTKGGD is encoded by the coding sequence ATGGACATACTGAAGATAATGGAGTTCCTGCCTCACCGGTATCCGTTTCTGCTGGTGGATCGGATCCTGGAGGTGGGTGAGGACCGGGTGGTGGGGCTCAAGAACGTGACGGTGAACGAGCCCTTCTTTCAGGGTCACTTCCCGTCGGAGCCGGTGATGCCCGGGGTGCTCATCCTGGAGGCCATGGGGCAGGTGGCGGCCTGTCTGGTGTCCCGGGTTCCGGGGCTGGAGGGGATGACCGCTTTCCTGACCTCCGTGGAGGACGCCAAGTTCCGTAGGCCGGTGCGTCCCGGGGATCAGCTGATCACCGAGGCCAGGATGCTCAAGTTCCGGGGCAGGATGGGCAAGGTGTCGGTCACCGGAACGGTGGATGGGGAGCTGGCCGCCCAGGCGGTGTTGGGCTTCGCCCTGTCCAGTAACCTTACGAAGGGGGGGGATTGA
- a CDS encoding histidine phosphatase family protein, which translates to MEVTLLACRILLVRHGRTGWNASFRYQGRTDVPCDEEGMKQVELTVRRIVRWEPTGIYSSPLVRARCLGEALAEAGSSDLRVDPRLTELDFGRWEGLTVREIEERYGEEYRLWRQDPFGRTPPGGEDLASITGRLEDFVESSGILGEERAVLVSHGYALRVLMGVLLKVRDLKVFWHLRVDNCSISAVDVYGDFRMLCFTNDRHHLMGYPDSPLGE; encoded by the coding sequence ATGGAGGTGACCCTTTTGGCTTGCAGGATCTTGTTGGTGAGGCACGGCAGGACCGGCTGGAACGCCAGTTTCCGCTACCAGGGGCGAACCGACGTCCCCTGCGATGAGGAGGGGATGAAGCAGGTGGAGCTCACCGTCCGGCGGATCGTCCGGTGGGAGCCCACGGGGATCTACTCGAGCCCCCTGGTGAGGGCCCGGTGTCTGGGGGAGGCGCTGGCGGAGGCGGGCTCATCGGATCTTCGGGTGGACCCGCGGCTCACGGAGCTGGACTTCGGCCGCTGGGAGGGGCTCACCGTCCGTGAGATAGAGGAGCGGTACGGGGAGGAGTACCGGCTATGGCGCCAGGACCCCTTTGGCAGGACCCCGCCTGGGGGGGAGGATCTGGCCTCCATAACCGGAAGGCTGGAGGACTTTGTGGAGAGCTCCGGGATCCTTGGGGAGGAGAGGGCGGTGCTGGTGTCCCACGGTTACGCGTTGAGGGTCCTCATGGGGGTGCTGCTCAAGGTGAGGGACCTCAAGGTCTTCTGGCACCTCCGGGTGGACAACTGCTCCATAAGCGCCGTGGACGTCTATGGGGACTTCCGGATGCTGTGCTTCACCAACGACCGGCACCACCTGATGGGCTACCCGGATAGCCCCCTGGGGGAGTGA
- a CDS encoding LpxI family protein, with translation MVVALIAGEGDLPVEIARRLTDLGEPPVIYSFREKAGGISKYALEVVSLHRLDLGGTLMDMASRGVQRVYMAGVVPKTLLYQPAMLDQRVKDLVEGLRDRDDHSLLGAVVRAFEEAGMEVRSYRDLILDLMAPLGHVAGPEPFPWQLSDVEYGVSVARRIVGLSFGQTVVVHRRSVVAVEAMEGTDATLLRAGSLCRGGTVVKMMRADQDERYDIPTVGPHTLKRMASASLKCLAVEAGRTIILEPQVFVPMAQSEGICVLGVSGCPSS, from the coding sequence TTGGTTGTGGCGCTTATAGCCGGCGAGGGGGACCTGCCGGTGGAGATAGCGCGGCGTCTCACCGACCTGGGTGAGCCGCCGGTGATCTATTCGTTCCGGGAGAAGGCGGGGGGCATATCCAAGTACGCCTTGGAGGTGGTGTCCCTGCACCGGTTGGACCTGGGGGGCACGTTGATGGACATGGCCTCCAGGGGGGTTCAGCGGGTCTACATGGCGGGTGTGGTGCCCAAGACGCTGCTATACCAGCCCGCCATGCTGGATCAGCGGGTGAAGGACCTGGTGGAGGGGCTGAGGGACCGGGACGATCACAGCCTACTAGGGGCGGTGGTGAGGGCCTTCGAGGAGGCGGGGATGGAGGTGAGGTCCTACCGGGACCTCATCCTGGACCTGATGGCCCCCCTGGGGCACGTGGCGGGGCCTGAGCCGTTCCCGTGGCAGCTGTCGGACGTGGAGTACGGGGTCTCCGTGGCCCGCAGGATAGTGGGGCTCTCCTTTGGCCAGACGGTGGTGGTGCATAGGCGGAGCGTGGTGGCGGTGGAGGCCATGGAGGGCACTGACGCCACCCTCCTTAGGGCGGGCTCCCTCTGCCGGGGGGGCACGGTGGTGAAGATGATGAGGGCGGACCAGGACGAGAGGTACGACATCCCCACCGTGGGACCCCACACGCTGAAGCGGATGGCCAGCGCGTCGCTCAAGTGTCTGGCGGTGGAGGCGGGGCGGACCATCATCCTGGAGCCCCAGGTCTTCGTCCCCATGGCCCAGTCGGAGGGCATATGCGTCCTGGGGGTGTCCGGTTGTCCGTCTTCGTGA
- the lpxA gene encoding acyl-ACP--UDP-N-acetylglucosamine O-acyltransferase: MSVAVHPTAQVDPEAQIEDGVVIGPYCVIDRRVRIGRGTELGAFVRICDCVEIGPSCRIYDHVVLGRDPQDFGFKGEESWVRIGSGVVIRENVTIHRASGEGNETRVGDGTYLMEGCHLGHNVEVGERCVLANKVGLAGYARVGDRVTIGGMAGVHQFVTIGRSCMIGGLSKVVKDVPPFTLADGRPARIHGLNKVGLRRQGFTPEERRRIREVYDLLRTGSLPLRQGLKSLLEECGQDPVVRELWEFMSRCRRGWTPWAHRSEVEED; the protein is encoded by the coding sequence GTGTCCGTGGCGGTTCATCCCACCGCTCAGGTAGATCCCGAGGCTCAGATAGAGGATGGGGTGGTGATTGGCCCCTACTGTGTGATAGATCGCCGGGTCAGGATAGGCCGTGGCACCGAGCTGGGGGCCTTCGTCAGGATATGCGATTGCGTGGAGATAGGCCCCTCCTGCCGGATATACGACCATGTGGTTCTGGGCAGGGACCCCCAGGACTTCGGGTTCAAGGGGGAGGAGAGTTGGGTGCGGATAGGTTCCGGGGTGGTTATTAGGGAGAACGTGACCATTCACCGGGCCTCCGGGGAGGGCAACGAGACCCGGGTGGGGGACGGGACGTATCTGATGGAGGGCTGTCACCTGGGGCACAACGTGGAGGTTGGGGAGCGTTGCGTGTTGGCCAACAAGGTGGGTCTGGCGGGCTACGCCAGGGTGGGTGACCGGGTCACCATAGGGGGCATGGCGGGGGTTCACCAGTTCGTCACCATCGGCCGGTCCTGCATGATAGGTGGATTGAGCAAGGTGGTTAAGGACGTGCCCCCCTTCACCCTGGCGGACGGGCGTCCCGCCCGGATCCATGGGCTGAACAAGGTGGGCTTGAGGCGCCAGGGGTTCACCCCGGAGGAGAGGCGCCGGATCCGGGAGGTGTACGATCTGCTCAGGACCGGTTCCCTGCCGCTCAGGCAGGGGCTGAAGAGCCTCCTGGAGGAGTGTGGCCAGGATCCGGTGGTGAGGGAGCTTTGGGAGTTCATGTCCCGGTGCCGCAGGGGCTGGACCCCCTGGGCCCATCGGTCGGAGGTGGAGGAGGATTGA
- the lpxD gene encoding UDP-3-O-(3-hydroxymyristoyl)glucosamine N-acyltransferase, with amino-acid sequence MLALRLDEFASIIGGRPVGDGSIEVVGVCPPHEPAEGHVIFWRSRGPLGVSVGPAGLVALKGLVRPPLWGVEVEDLDGAWVRALECFDPPLEFQGLHPTAVIHPEASIGMGVHVGPYCVVEQGAVVEDGAWLQAFVYVGRMARIGAGSVLQAFSVVQDRCEVGAHCRIHSCAVVGCDGFGFVEGADGERIKVPQIGIAVLGDRVEMGSCSTVDRATVGATRVMEGVKMDDHVHVAHNCEIGPNSVLVAYSGVAGSARLGRSVVMAAQSGVRDHVTVGDRCVIAARGGVVKDLPAGSFVSGFPARDHREELRLQGLVRRLPDLLERLKALEARVRDLESRRGDGA; translated from the coding sequence GTGTTGGCCTTGCGCTTGGATGAGTTCGCTTCAATCATAGGGGGCCGTCCTGTGGGGGATGGGTCCATTGAGGTTGTTGGGGTGTGTCCCCCCCATGAGCCAGCGGAGGGGCACGTGATCTTCTGGAGGAGCCGGGGGCCCCTGGGCGTTTCGGTGGGTCCCGCGGGGCTGGTGGCCCTCAAGGGGTTGGTGAGGCCCCCCCTGTGGGGGGTGGAGGTGGAGGACCTGGACGGGGCCTGGGTCCGGGCCCTGGAGTGCTTCGATCCCCCCCTGGAGTTCCAGGGGTTGCATCCCACCGCGGTGATCCATCCGGAGGCCTCCATAGGCATGGGGGTTCACGTGGGTCCCTACTGCGTGGTGGAGCAGGGTGCGGTGGTGGAGGACGGGGCGTGGCTGCAGGCCTTCGTCTACGTGGGGAGGATGGCCAGGATCGGAGCCGGGTCGGTGCTCCAGGCCTTCTCGGTGGTTCAGGACCGCTGTGAGGTGGGAGCCCACTGCCGGATCCACAGCTGTGCGGTGGTGGGCTGCGACGGGTTCGGCTTCGTGGAGGGGGCGGATGGTGAGCGGATCAAGGTTCCCCAGATAGGGATAGCTGTCCTGGGGGATCGGGTGGAGATGGGATCCTGCTCCACCGTGGACAGGGCCACCGTGGGGGCCACCCGGGTTATGGAGGGGGTCAAGATGGACGACCACGTTCACGTGGCCCACAACTGCGAGATCGGCCCTAACTCGGTGCTGGTGGCCTACTCGGGGGTGGCGGGCAGCGCCCGGCTGGGCCGGTCGGTGGTGATGGCCGCCCAGTCGGGGGTGAGGGATCACGTCACGGTGGGTGACCGGTGCGTCATCGCCGCCCGGGGAGGGGTGGTGAAGGACCTGCCGGCGGGCTCCTTCGTCTCCGGCTTCCCCGCCCGGGACCACCGGGAGGAGCTGAGGCTTCAGGGGCTGGTCCGGCGCCTGCCGGACCTGTTGGAGCGCTTGAAGGCCCTGGAGGCCCGGGTGAGGGACCTGGAGTCCCGCCGGGGGGATGGGGCGTGA
- the argH gene encoding argininosuccinate lyase: MWKGRFRGETDVRVRDFTQSLDLDWCLAEDDIRGSLAHARMLERVGIISQEDLRRIEEGLSEILEEIRNGSFEPDPALEDVHMNVEARLTAKVGPSGAKLHSGRSRNDQVATAVRLHLRRRLKELKGALGGLLKVLLELSERHQEVIVPGYTHLQQAQPISLGHYWMSHFWAFLRDGDRLDLALMSISRCPLGSGALAGSTLPLDRFMVARELGFEGPTQNSLDSVAQRDALLDAHYFCVSCALHWSRLCEDLIIYASREFGWLDLPDQFCTGSSMMPQKKNPDVLELSRGKASGVLGRFVDLACMVKGLPLTYNRDLQEDKRGLFESLSVTGSVLEVLSALLERVEVDQTRAMECFSDGLALATDVAEYLVMRRVPFREAHEKVGRLVRWCVDQGRRLHGLRLDEIMRFIPEAGEDLLPLLDIRTSVERRCTYGGTSPSEVRRQREEGARLLESWLGSGSLD, from the coding sequence TTGTGGAAGGGTAGGTTCAGGGGGGAGACGGACGTTAGGGTCCGGGACTTCACCCAGTCGCTGGATCTGGACTGGTGCCTGGCGGAGGACGACATCCGGGGCAGCCTGGCCCACGCCAGGATGCTTGAGCGGGTTGGGATAATATCCCAGGAGGACCTTCGGCGCATAGAGGAGGGGCTGAGCGAGATCCTGGAGGAGATCCGGAACGGGTCCTTCGAGCCCGATCCGGCCCTGGAGGATGTTCACATGAACGTGGAGGCCCGGCTCACCGCCAAGGTGGGGCCCTCGGGGGCCAAGCTCCACTCGGGCCGTAGTAGGAACGACCAGGTGGCCACCGCGGTGAGGTTGCACCTGCGTCGCAGGCTCAAGGAGCTCAAGGGGGCCCTGGGGGGCCTTCTGAAGGTGTTGCTGGAGCTGTCGGAGCGTCATCAGGAGGTGATAGTGCCCGGCTACACCCATCTGCAGCAGGCCCAGCCCATAAGCCTTGGGCACTACTGGATGTCCCACTTCTGGGCGTTCCTCCGGGACGGGGACCGGCTGGACTTGGCCTTGATGTCCATATCCCGGTGTCCCCTGGGTTCCGGGGCCCTGGCGGGGTCCACGCTTCCGCTGGACCGGTTCATGGTGGCCCGGGAGCTGGGCTTCGAGGGGCCCACCCAGAACAGCCTGGACTCGGTGGCTCAGCGGGACGCGTTGCTGGACGCTCACTACTTCTGCGTATCCTGCGCGCTTCACTGGAGCAGGCTCTGCGAGGACCTGATAATCTACGCCTCCCGGGAGTTCGGCTGGCTGGACCTTCCGGACCAGTTCTGCACCGGTTCCAGCATGATGCCCCAGAAGAAGAACCCGGATGTGCTGGAGCTGTCCCGGGGTAAGGCGTCGGGGGTGCTGGGCCGGTTTGTGGACCTGGCGTGCATGGTGAAGGGGCTGCCGCTGACGTACAACCGGGACCTCCAGGAGGACAAGCGGGGTCTTTTCGAGAGCCTGAGCGTGACAGGGTCAGTGCTGGAGGTGCTGTCCGCCCTTCTGGAGCGGGTGGAGGTGGACCAGACCAGGGCCATGGAGTGCTTCTCCGACGGGTTGGCCCTGGCCACCGACGTGGCGGAGTACCTGGTGATGCGGCGGGTGCCCTTCCGGGAGGCCCACGAGAAGGTGGGGCGCCTGGTCCGGTGGTGTGTGGACCAGGGGCGGCGGTTGCACGGGCTCAGGTTGGATGAGATAATGAGGTTCATCCCCGAGGCGGGGGAGGACCTGCTTCCCCTGTTGGATATAAGGACGTCGGTGGAGCGGCGGTGCACCTACGGGGGCACCAGCCCCTCGGAGGTGAGGAGGCAGAGAGAGGAGGGGGCCCGGCTTCTCGAGTCGTGGCTGGGCTCCGGGAGCCTTGACTAG
- a CDS encoding BamA/OMP85 family outer membrane protein: protein MCLVSLLVAVLAVPSLAEEGANVAAVEVEGLERTVASYVTGALSTKVGQPLSYEKLDRDRDAIYDLGFYETVDYRVEEVPEGVRVVFTVKENPVVQALRFKGNVAYREEELKALCFTSPGNIFNRTFFRNDLQRITDKYRKDGYVMMRVQDVEVKDGVVEVTILEPRVGEVVIQGNKKTKDYVIRRELKLKKGDLFNATVLRHSLNRLQAKGYFEDISVGFEPTEDPVVMDLILTVEEAKTGKLGLSVGHGSQSGWSGGLSYSDSNWQGLGTNLSAGFELGDNEQYWVYYSQPYMDQDTYSWNAGVYKRKWTDYDYYDENNNWRFTYDQEKIGAYVGAGRKFRGNDQLSWFVTLDWHKVENTVTSGDSNRTPEERREMEDGKNFSVTASLTRNTMDPYLSYPKGDVETVNFEKGFSSLGGDWDYTKYWLEARFYTPLKKLMDYLDFGSKSEDNPVLLALRARAGWGSGDIPWGEMYLVGGTSTLRGYKDNRFRGEEMLLFNAELRLPVEDNFSLVFFYDAGKAWKKSDGEGMDLSDLAQSKGIGIRVKTPLGNLRLDYAQGDDETRTHFGFGDMF from the coding sequence TTGTGCTTGGTTTCGCTGCTGGTTGCAGTCTTGGCGGTTCCCTCGTTGGCGGAGGAGGGGGCCAACGTGGCGGCGGTGGAGGTGGAGGGGCTCGAGAGGACCGTGGCGTCCTACGTCACGGGGGCCCTGTCCACCAAGGTGGGTCAGCCCCTTAGCTACGAGAAGCTTGACAGGGACCGGGATGCCATCTACGACCTGGGGTTCTACGAGACGGTGGACTACCGGGTTGAGGAGGTGCCCGAGGGGGTTCGGGTGGTGTTCACCGTGAAGGAGAACCCGGTGGTCCAGGCACTCCGCTTCAAGGGCAACGTGGCCTACCGGGAGGAGGAGCTGAAGGCCCTCTGCTTCACCTCCCCGGGCAACATCTTCAACCGGACCTTCTTCAGGAACGACCTTCAGCGGATCACCGACAAGTACCGCAAGGATGGGTACGTTATGATGCGGGTCCAGGATGTGGAGGTGAAGGACGGGGTGGTGGAGGTCACCATCCTGGAGCCCCGGGTCGGGGAGGTGGTGATCCAGGGGAACAAGAAGACCAAGGATTACGTGATCCGCCGGGAGCTGAAGCTCAAGAAGGGTGACCTGTTCAACGCCACGGTGCTTCGTCACTCCCTGAACCGCCTCCAGGCCAAGGGCTACTTTGAGGACATAAGCGTGGGTTTCGAGCCCACCGAGGATCCGGTGGTTATGGATCTTATCCTCACGGTGGAGGAGGCCAAGACGGGCAAGTTGGGTCTTTCGGTAGGTCACGGCAGCCAGAGCGGCTGGAGCGGCGGATTGAGCTACAGCGACAGCAACTGGCAGGGTCTCGGAACGAACCTTTCCGCCGGGTTTGAGTTGGGAGACAACGAGCAGTATTGGGTCTATTACAGCCAGCCCTACATGGATCAGGACACCTACTCCTGGAACGCTGGGGTCTACAAGCGCAAGTGGACCGACTACGACTACTACGACGAGAACAACAACTGGCGCTTCACCTACGATCAGGAGAAGATCGGCGCCTACGTGGGGGCGGGCCGGAAGTTCCGTGGTAACGACCAGCTGAGCTGGTTCGTGACCCTTGACTGGCATAAGGTGGAGAACACTGTCACCTCCGGTGATTCCAACAGGACCCCGGAGGAGAGGCGGGAGATGGAGGACGGCAAAAACTTCTCCGTAACCGCTAGCCTTACGAGGAACACCATGGATCCTTACTTGTCTTATCCCAAGGGTGACGTGGAGACGGTGAACTTCGAGAAGGGGTTCTCGTCCCTGGGGGGCGACTGGGACTACACCAAGTACTGGCTGGAGGCCCGTTTCTACACGCCACTCAAGAAGCTGATGGATTACCTGGACTTCGGCTCCAAGAGCGAGGACAACCCGGTGCTTCTGGCCTTGAGGGCCCGGGCGGGCTGGGGGAGCGGTGACATACCCTGGGGTGAGATGTACCTGGTGGGGGGTACCTCCACGCTGAGGGGGTACAAGGACAACCGGTTCCGGGGTGAGGAGATGCTGCTCTTCAACGCGGAGCTGCGGCTGCCGGTGGAGGACAACTTCTCGCTGGTGTTCTTCTACGATGCGGGGAAGGCGTGGAAGAAGTCCGATGGCGAGGGGATGGACCTTTCGGACCTGGCCCAGTCGAAGGGCATAGGCATAAGGGTCAAGACCCCGCTGGGGAACCTTCGGCTGGACTACGCCCAGGGGGACGATGAGACCAGGACCCACTTCGGATTCGGCGACATGTTCTAG
- a CDS encoding DUF501 domain-containing protein, with protein MRWQVHAPGGGCPPVFYVPPGSLEVPWTPPDRIRDLSVVKGFCAPCRRGFPRVLFCGPLGARGPFPTTFWLVCPHLAVRCAERESRGAVGRMELAMGSRLDEMRVYHLMHARLRGSLLGPWEASRVRRDPGLLRAIWGRGVGGAGFVHGFGAKCLHLHVASWLGLGYHPMASWLALEVGALECGGPGCGGESLVEG; from the coding sequence ATGAGGTGGCAGGTGCACGCGCCGGGGGGCGGCTGCCCCCCGGTTTTCTACGTTCCCCCCGGCTCTCTTGAGGTCCCCTGGACCCCGCCGGATCGGATAAGGGACCTGTCGGTGGTTAAGGGGTTCTGCGCCCCGTGCCGGCGGGGCTTTCCCCGGGTCCTGTTCTGCGGGCCCCTGGGGGCCAGGGGGCCCTTCCCCACCACCTTCTGGCTGGTGTGTCCCCATCTGGCGGTCCGGTGCGCCGAGAGGGAGTCCCGTGGGGCGGTGGGCAGGATGGAGCTGGCCATGGGGTCCCGTTTGGACGAGATGAGGGTTTATCATCTGATGCACGCCCGTCTCAGGGGGAGCCTGCTGGGTCCCTGGGAGGCCTCCAGGGTGCGGAGGGATCCGGGGTTGCTTCGGGCCATATGGGGCAGGGGGGTCGGTGGGGCTGGCTTCGTCCATGGCTTCGGCGCCAAGTGTCTTCACCTGCACGTGGCCTCCTGGCTGGGGCTTGGGTACCACCCAATGGCTTCCTGGCTGGCCCTGGAGGTGGGGGCCTTGGAGTGCGGAGGACCCGGATGTGGAGGTGAGTCTCTTGTGGAAGGGTAG
- a CDS encoding sigma-70 family RNA polymerase sigma factor has translation MLSSESMVGPGGDEEALWARLAQGDQEAREELILAYRPMVFWLARRLGNRAYQDVVQEGMLGLLEAVDNFDPSRGHRFSTYAYYRIRGRMINFLSRVEGSSPIPVEDQVLEELGPWEDGFSRLDWTMDLQLALGALSEREADVVRSLVLEDMSARELAEEKGLDVSYIHKIRRRALAKLREVLSLGGA, from the coding sequence GTGTTGTCATCCGAGTCTATGGTTGGTCCAGGGGGTGACGAGGAGGCCCTTTGGGCCCGGTTGGCCCAGGGGGACCAGGAGGCCCGGGAGGAGCTGATCCTGGCGTACCGTCCCATGGTGTTCTGGCTGGCCCGTCGGCTTGGGAACCGGGCCTACCAGGACGTGGTCCAGGAGGGGATGCTGGGCCTCCTGGAGGCGGTGGACAACTTCGACCCGAGCCGGGGACATCGGTTCTCCACCTACGCCTACTACAGGATCCGGGGAAGGATGATAAACTTCCTATCCCGGGTGGAGGGGTCCTCGCCGATCCCGGTGGAGGATCAGGTGTTGGAGGAGCTGGGTCCCTGGGAGGACGGCTTCAGTCGGTTGGATTGGACCATGGACCTTCAGCTGGCCCTGGGGGCTCTCTCGGAGAGGGAGGCGGACGTGGTGCGATCCCTGGTCCTGGAGGACATGAGCGCCCGGGAGCTGGCGGAGGAGAAGGGGCTGGACGTGAGCTACATCCACAAGATAAGGAGGAGGGCGCTGGCCAAGCTCCGGGAGGTGCTCTCCCTTGGGGGGGCCTGA
- the lptG gene encoding LPS export ABC transporter permease LptG — protein MILMELLGPFAFGVAAFTVLMVAGSLLFRIADLVIQRGVSLGVVVRLFLYYLPGVVVTTIPMGSLLGALMGFGKLSSHSEIVALKACGVPFRRMVRPLVVASALASVVTFVLNETVVPLSERAARNVLAYEIMRERPPEFKERMFLREEGSSGLRRVIYMDRIRPRTGEMEGVLVQEFEGGRLSRLTSARRAVWRDGKWTMEEGKTFEVAPDGGVKFLYSFARESLRLDLSPARVEAQSTDPSQMSVFQMAEQIGLMERQGSDATKLRVMFHLRLAVPWASLVLALVGASAGVRPQRSGGAGVGLGLSVVIVFLYYVVLSFCQSLGEASYLPPVVAAWVPNLVFGVAGLFMVRRGD, from the coding sequence TTGATACTGATGGAGCTGCTAGGCCCCTTCGCCTTCGGGGTGGCGGCCTTCACGGTGCTCATGGTGGCGGGGAGCCTGCTCTTCAGGATAGCGGACCTGGTGATCCAGCGGGGGGTCTCCCTTGGGGTGGTGGTGCGGCTCTTCCTGTACTATCTGCCCGGGGTGGTGGTGACCACCATACCCATGGGGAGCCTGCTTGGGGCGCTGATGGGTTTCGGGAAGCTGTCGTCCCACTCGGAGATAGTGGCCCTCAAGGCCTGCGGGGTCCCCTTTCGCCGGATGGTTCGCCCCCTGGTCGTGGCCTCCGCCCTGGCGTCGGTGGTGACCTTCGTCCTCAATGAGACGGTGGTGCCCCTGTCGGAGCGGGCCGCAAGGAACGTGTTGGCCTATGAGATTATGAGGGAGAGGCCCCCGGAGTTCAAGGAGCGCATGTTCCTTAGGGAGGAGGGCTCCTCGGGGCTCCGGCGGGTGATATACATGGACCGGATCCGCCCCCGGACTGGGGAGATGGAGGGGGTCCTGGTGCAGGAGTTCGAGGGAGGTCGTCTGTCCAGGCTCACATCCGCCCGGCGGGCGGTGTGGCGGGATGGCAAGTGGACCATGGAGGAGGGTAAGACCTTCGAAGTGGCCCCCGACGGGGGTGTCAAGTTCCTCTACTCCTTCGCCCGGGAGTCCTTGAGGCTGGACCTGTCTCCCGCCAGGGTGGAGGCCCAGTCGACGGACCCGTCCCAGATGAGCGTCTTCCAGATGGCGGAGCAGATAGGGCTGATGGAGCGGCAGGGCAGCGACGCCACTAAGCTCCGGGTGATGTTTCATCTCCGGCTGGCGGTTCCGTGGGCTAGCCTGGTGTTGGCCCTGGTGGGGGCCTCGGCGGGGGTGCGTCCCCAGAGATCCGGCGGCGCCGGGGTTGGGTTGGGGTTGAGCGTGGTGATCGTCTTCCTCTATTATGTGGTGCTCTCGTTCTGCCAGTCATTGGGGGAGGCGTCGTACCTGCCGCCGGTGGTGGCCGCCTGGGTGCCGAACCTGGTCTTTGGGGTCGCGGGGCTGTTCATGGTCCGTCGGGGGGACTGA
- a CDS encoding UDP-3-O-acyl-N-acetylglucosamine deacetylase, producing the protein MRCFGLRGEVSFEGVGLHSGRTCGVTVRPFHLPGIWFSSGDGPVPAHRWRPCSGDRRTHVEVGCRSVETLEHLLGALAGLDIWQVLIEVEGPEVPILDGSAMPFVRALVDARVEAGDVEPVGVTSPLAFEDPAGGRILCAYPFDGLKVSCLLDYPGTPLGTVYGEFPVDAGTFVGRIAPCRTFGFREEVEALLSRGLIRGGGLDNALVIDREGPMNRSHLPFREECLGHKVLDLLGDLALVGRPVRGAFVSIRTGHGIHHRAVAVLRALGGLVSDNEG; encoded by the coding sequence GTGAGGTGCTTCGGCCTCCGTGGGGAGGTGTCCTTTGAGGGGGTGGGGTTGCACTCCGGCCGGACCTGCGGCGTCACGGTCCGCCCCTTCCATCTCCCGGGGATATGGTTCTCCTCCGGCGATGGGCCGGTGCCGGCCCACCGGTGGCGCCCCTGCAGCGGTGACCGGAGGACCCACGTGGAGGTGGGGTGCCGGTCGGTGGAGACCTTGGAGCACCTCTTGGGGGCCCTGGCGGGGCTGGACATCTGGCAGGTCCTCATAGAGGTGGAGGGGCCGGAGGTGCCTATCCTGGATGGCAGCGCCATGCCCTTCGTCCGGGCCCTGGTGGACGCTAGGGTGGAGGCGGGGGATGTGGAGCCCGTGGGTGTCACGTCCCCCCTGGCCTTCGAGGATCCCGCGGGGGGCAGGATACTGTGCGCCTACCCGTTCGATGGTCTCAAGGTGTCGTGCCTCCTGGACTACCCGGGGACCCCGCTAGGCACCGTGTACGGGGAGTTCCCGGTGGATGCGGGGACCTTCGTTGGCAGGATAGCCCCCTGCAGGACCTTCGGATTTCGGGAGGAGGTGGAGGCCCTGCTCTCCCGGGGGCTCATAAGGGGCGGGGGGTTGGACAACGCGCTGGTGATAGACCGGGAGGGGCCCATGAACCGGTCCCATCTGCCCTTCAGGGAGGAGTGTCTGGGGCACAAGGTGCTTGACCTTTTGGGGGACCTGGCGTTGGTGGGCCGTCCGGTCCGGGGGGCCTTCGTGTCCATCCGGACCGGGCACGGGATCCACCATCGGGCGGTGGCGGTCTTGAGGGCCCTTGGGGGCCTTGTATCGGATAATGAAGGATAG